The Oncorhynchus mykiss isolate Arlee chromosome 17, USDA_OmykA_1.1, whole genome shotgun sequence genomic interval cagacagacagacagacaagcatacagacagacagacaagcatacaggcagacagacaaggtgacagacagacagacagacagacagacagacagacagacagacagacagacagacagacagacagacagacagacagaaaaggtgacagacagacagacagacgaacaaacagacagacagacagacagacatttacagggaaagatagagagaaagagggatgagtaAACAACTTTATTGCTCTAAcagcatgcagacacacagacagacagacagacagagagacagacagacagacagacagacagacagacagacagacaagcatacagacagacagacagacaaggtgacagacagacagacagacagacagacagacaaggtgacagacagacagacagacagacagacagacagacagggtgacagggtgacagacaagcatacagacagacagacagacagacagacagacagacagacaaggtgacagacagacagacgagcatacagacagacagacagacagacaaggtgacagacagacagacagacagacagacagacagacagacagacagacagacagacagacagacagacagacagacagaaaaggtgacagacagacagacagacgaacaaacagacagacagacagacagacatttacagggaaagatagagagaaagagggatgagtaAACAACTTTATTGCTCTAAcagcatgcagacacacagacagacagacagacagagagacagacagacagacagacagacagacagacagacagacaagcatacagacagacagacagacaaggtgacagacagacagacagacagacagacagacagacagacagacagacagacagacagacagacagggtgacaAGGTGACAGacaagcatacagacagacagacagacagacagacagacagacagacagacagggtgacagggtgacagacaagcatacagacagacagacagacagacagacagacagacagacagacagacagacagacagacagacaaggtgacagacagacagacagacatgtacagggaaagatagagggatgagtaaacAACTTTATTGCTCTAACAGCATGCCACTCGGGTCACTCTAACCTGGCACACCTCCCTGCCTATGccaggggacagagagatagagcgatggaagggatagagagattgagagaaaacAGATTAATATAGGTTGACAAGATATCAGAGCTCTGTCTCATTCCGGATAGTGAGGAAAGAAGGAGGAGAACATAAGGGGGGAAACCTTTAAAGAAAGAAAGGTGAGTAAAAAGtgaaggaaaaaggagggaggagaaagagaggtggtaaAATTATACCTTCTTCCCTCATTCGTTTCAGTGACCCTCTATAAAGGGGTCGTGCCTGGGGGAGTCTGTGCTTTGTGCTTAGGACTGAGTTGACCGTTGTCTATTACTGcaaaccaaatggcaccctattccctacagaaaGAGGTAGTTGTATTGGGGGGTATCTAGGTAGTTGTATTGGGGGGTATCTAGGTAGTTGTATTGGGGGGTATCTAGGTAGTTGTATTGGGGGGTATCTAGGTAGTTGTATTGGGGGTATCTAGGTAGTTGTTTTGGGGGAATCTAGGTAAAGAAAGAGGTAGTTGTATTGGAGGGTATCTAGGTAATTTTATTGGGGGTATCTAGGTAGTTGTATTGGAGGTATCTAGGTAGTTGTATTGGAGGGTATCTAGGTAGTTGTTTTGGGGGGGTATCTAGGTAGTTGTATTGGAGGGTATCTAGGTAGTTGTATTGGAGGTATCTAGGTAGTTGTTTTGGAGGTATCTAGGTAGTTGTTTTGGGGGAATCTAGGTAAAGAAAGAGGTAGTTGTATTGGAGGGTATCTAGGTAGTTGTATTGGGGGGTATCTAGGTAGTTGTATTGGAGGTATCTAGGTAGTTGTATTGGAGGTATCTAGGTAGTTGTATTGGAGGTATCTAGGTAGTTGTATTGGAGGTATCTAGGTAGTTGTTTTGGAGGTATCTAGGTAGTTGTTTTGGGGGAATCTAGGTAAAGAAAGAGGTAGTTGTATTGGAGGTATCTAGGTAGTTGTATTGGGGGGGTATCTAGGTAGTTGTTTTGGAGGTATCTAGGTAGTTGTATTGGAGGTATCTAGGTAGTTGTATTGGAGGTATCTAGGTAGTTGTTTTGGAGGTATCTAGGTAGTTGTTTTGGAGGTATCTAGGTAGTTGTATTGGGGGGGTATCTAGGTAGTTGTTTTGGGGGAATCTAGGTAAAGAAAGAGGTAGTTGTATTGGAGGGTATCTAGGTAGTTGTATTGGGGGGGTATCTAGGTAGTTGTTTTGGAGGTATCTAGGTAGTTGTATTGGAGGTATCTAGGTAGTTGTATTGGAGGTATCTAGGTAGTTGTATTGGAGGTATCTATACCAGAATAGAGGGCTGCTCTGACTTTCGAAAGGTCCAGTCTCTATGGGcttctttctatctctttctctatgCTGTTTCTGAGACTCTTTCCTTCCCTCGTTCCTCtaactttctctctcattctcccacattcaccccctcaacctctcctcctcatcctccccctcttctttctctctctccaatcctCCCTCGTCCTTTCACCTATATTTATAcagtttctctcctcttcctcctactctctctctcttccttttttcTCCTCCTTTAAATATTTTTATCTCTCAGTCTTTCTccaactctttctctccctcagaaCGATGAGGTGGTATACACGCCGTCGCTCTCGGACTGTCTGTCTATCGCTGGTcgttgcctccctctctctccatctcctcctcaccGTACTATCTCGCTccatctaccagaaccactgtgACACCCCCTCCCCTCGTCAGACACACCTCCACACCCTCCGAGCCCTGGTGGATACCAACTACACCTCCAGGATGTCGGACAACCACGCCAGCTATGCCAAGACACCCCCGGGCACCAGAAAAGTGAACTCTTCCCATATGGACAGCAATGGCCCTCAAAAAATGTCCGAAAAGGACGCGGTCACAACCAAAATGGCCGTCAAGGTAGGTCATGGACATAAGGAGGAAGGGCCTGTAGACTCACTCACCATGACGGAAAGGGTAGGAAAGTTTGGCTCGATGGGGATTAAGCCTATGGGATCCGGGATGTCAAAATTAGAGGCTCTTTTTAGCCACCCGCTCTACAACATGCCAACCCCGCCCATCCATGAAGATGATTGGCTGCTGAAGGTGAAGCCCAAAGGGAAGGCGCGCGAGACGAGCACACAGATGTGGTGAGTTTAGGGAAGTAGCGTGATTGTTCTGAAAAAACAGATGCATGCGGCATGATCCTTTAGTTCATTACGGCAAATATCCCTCCTATTTCTCCTGGcgcctcctccacttcctcctctgaactacttctctcttgtcctctcctcctgttgtctCCTCCTCTTAACTacttctctcttgtcctctcctcctgtcgtctcctcctctTAACTACTtatctcttgtcctctcctcctgtcgtctcctcctctTAACTacttctctcttgtcctctcctcctgtcgtCTCCTTCTCTTAACTacttctctcttgtcctctcctcctgtcgtctcctcctctGAACTgcttctctcttgtcctctcctcttgtcGTCTCCTCCTCTTAACTacttctctcttgtcctctcctcttgTGTCTCcaaccctcttctcctctccctctctttccccctccaccctccccaggGTGAGTGACAGTGACATCGGCGATGACTCAGCCCATTGGAACAGGAGCAGTGACAGCCACCCCCCCTGGCTGAGGTTCCATCTTGGTATCTCCCGTTGGCAGCTCTACCCCCACCTGGACCCCAACATGGCACCTCTTGCTCAGCAGCTCAGCACACACCGTATCGTCAGCGCAGGTGTgcatgtggtgtgtggtgtgtggtgtgtggtgtgtgtgtgtgtgtgtggcggaaTAGGGGGAAGTTCCCCTTTGACACTGATCTTGGATCAGTATAGCAATTTCCCCACTaagggggttaaggttagaattgggggaggggaagctgatcctagatgtCTGTCAAAgggaaacttcaccctggagtgtgtgtgggtggtgtgtgtgggtgggtgatgtgtttgggtggtgtgtgtgttggggaggggTCTTGGGAGCCTGACTGTTGGGTGTGGGAGATATGGGGGCATTATGTCCTGTACACACAGAGAATTAAGTAGCACCCTAGAACACTATGTAGTTTACTACACCAGTGCCCTACTGTTAAAATCGCTGGGTGAGTTCCATTAATATCTCCTGTAGTGTACACTCGTATACTATTACACCAAacgcattggattggtggaggcatgggctaGTGGGAGTTTCCAACATATTTCTTATACCAGTCATGTCCTTTCAAATtagtgaagggaagtgaacaggtgcacactttgggagaaaGGACAGATTGGGAGAATTGCAATTGCATTTCATTaatccctcccctcttctcatccgatgggttttgagaaggaggtgaagagagaggacgTGAGGAATCAAGGCAATGCAGTTGAGATTCTCCCATAGCTGGGAGGTAGTCTCTGTTGTGACGTTTAGAGTCAGGTATGAGGAGACCCCTAGTGGAATAATGTAGAACTGCAGGATGAAAACATACAAACTGGATGACCTTATTTAGTTTCAAACAGgggaaccctgtgtgtgtgtgtgtgtgtgtgtgtgtgtgtgtgtgtgtgtgtgtgtgtgtgtgtgtgtgtgtgtgtgtgtgtgatagagagagctCAGTGTGTACTCAGTATGTGAAGTTCAAGTGTTGCTATggtaacccgtctctctctctctcagtgcagaAGTCTGGAGGGACACAGCTCAAGCTGGTGATGTCATTTCCAAACTACGGACAGGCCATCCTCAAACCAATGAAGTGAgagacttacacacacacacgtacacacgtacagtACCAACAGTTTGGACccacctactcactcaagggttttcacttaatttgtactattttctacattgcaaaataatagtgaagacatcaaaactatgaaataacacaagtggaatcatgtagtaactaaaaaagtgttgaacaatatcttttatatttgagattcttcaaagtagccactctttgccttgatgacagcttggcacactcttggctttctctcaaccagcttaatgaggtagtcacctggaacgtatttcaattaacaggtgtgccttgttaatgtTCATTtgcggaatttctttccttcttaatgcgtttgagccaatcagttgtgttgtgacaaggtaggggtggtatacagaagatagccctatttggtaaaagaccaagtccatattatggcaagaacagctcaaataagcaaagagaatgacagtccatcattactttatgaaattaaggtcagtcaatccgtaaaatttcaagaactccgaaagtttcttcaagtgcagtcgcaagaaCCATCAagcacagagttcaagtaacagacacatctcaacatcaactgttcagaggagactgtgtgaatcaggccttgatggtcgaattgctgcaaagaaaccactactaaaggacactaataataagAAGCGACTTGCTTGGCCCGAGaatcacgagcaatggacattagactggtggaaatctgtcctttggtctgatgagtgcaaatttgagatttttggttccaaccggtgtgtctttgtgagacgcagagtagatgaacagatgatctctgcatgtgtggttcccactgtaaagcatggaggaggaggtgtgatggtgtgggtgtgctttgctggtgacactgtcagtgatttatttagaattcaaggcacacttaaccagcatggccaccacagcattctgcagcgatacgccatcccatctggtttgttcttagtgggactataatttgtttttcaaaaggacaatgacccaaaacacacctaaagcctcttgaagctagggggcactatttttatttttggaaaaataatgtccccaaagtaaacggcctatttctcaggaccagatgctagaatatgcatataattgacagcttaggatagaaaacactctaaagtttccaaaactgaaaaaatattgtctgtgagtataacagaactgatgttgcaggcgaaagcctgagaataatccaatcaggaagtgactcttattttgaaaccattgtgttcctatgcatccctattgaccattgaaagggatatcaaccagattccttttcctaatagtcttcagacatagtttcaggcctttattttgaagaatgagcgtgaacgaccacattgcgtaagtggataggtgggggctctcagagtgattcttgcgcaaaagagagaggcagccattgttcctcccggtcctagtgaaaagccaactgtcccggttgatatattatcaaatagatatttgaaaaacaccttgaggattgattataaaaaacgtttgccatgtttctgtcgacattatggatataattttgaatttttgtctgcgttgtcgtgaccgctctttccggtggattcctgggcataacgcaccaaactaacggaggtatttggatataaaaaatatctttatggaacaaaaggaacatttgctgtctaactgggagtctcgtgagtgaaaacatccgaagatcatcaaaagaGACAGTTCATTTGATtgtttttctgattttcgtgaccaagcttcctgatgctaagtgtacataatgctatgcttagctatcgataaacttacacaaatgcttgtattgctttcgctgtaaagcataatttcaaaatctgagacgacagggtgattaacaaaaggctaagctgtgtttcactatatttcacttgtgatttcatggatatgaatattttctagtaatattttttgactgttgcgctatgctattcagcgttgctgatgacaaatataccggatccgggatgggtagttctaagattaagatgtgtaagggctatttgactaagaaggagagtgatggagggctgcatcagatgacctggcctccacaatcacccgacctcaacccaattgtgatggtttggTGTGTATAGTCTGTGAATATCTGTGTTCCTGTGTTGACTGTGTATGGTCTGTATAGCTGTGTTCCTGTGTTGACTGTGTATAGTCTGAATATCTGTGTTCCTGTGTTGACTGTGTATAGTCTGAATATCTGTGTTCCTGTGTTGACTGTGTATAGTCTGTATAGTTGTGTTCCTGTGTTGACGGTGTATGGTCTGTATAGCTGTGTTCCTGTGTTGACTGTGTATAGTCTGTATAGCTGTGTTCCTGTGTTGACTGTGTATAGTCTGTATAGCTGTGTTCCTATGTTGACTGTGTATGGTCTGTATAGTTGTGTTCTTGTGTTGACTGTATCTCTGTCAGACAAGAGCGTGATGAGGAGACCAACTTCAACCTCTACTACTTCTCTGACTTTGAGAGACACAACGCAGAGATCGCTGCTTTTCACCTGGACAGGTAAACAATGAGTCTGTTTCTCACCTTGATAGCAACAGTCAGGGAGTATACAGCATACCACACCACTGACTGAATGGTGGAGAGTAGAGCAGACATTGAGAAGCATTAAATatggactcctctctctctctctctccccaatctctctcctctccatctttctatccccccacccccctctctctctctctctctccccctctcccatcttttcctgcctctctctcctctccctctctctacacccccacccctctctctctctctctctctctcccatctttttctgcctctctctcctctccctctctctacacccccacccctctctctctctctctctctctctctctctctctccccctctcccatctttttctgcctctcctctccctctctctacacccccccacctctccctctcccatctctctcccctgtccctcctctcctctccactcccctcgcTCTCAGGGTGTTGGGTTACAGGCGGATCCCCCCAGCCGTTGGGAGGCTGGTTGACGTGGTAACAGAGATCAAAGACATCACCACTGACCACAAACTGGCCCGGACCTTCTTCACCTCTCCTGGTCTGTTTATCATTATttcactccttccttccttcactctatccctctgtcacactccccccatctccctctctctcactcctcattCTTTACCAACTCTCTCCTTATATTACATGTTTCACATCTCTGTTTTCTCTAGTGGGGAATATGAAAATAGATGCTGCATATTATTCAGCTGAAAGGCAATTTTTGCTGAATTAATTTCTTTCATTTtcaatctttctctctgtcagctCTTGAATTGCTGCCTCTCCTGTCATCTACACTGATGATGAAGAGAAGAGTGCACtcaaactctcctctcctctcccccctccacccccctctatctcccctagTGAATAATGTGTGTTTCTATGGCCAGTGTTCCTACTACTGCAGTACGGAGCACGCTGTGTGTGGTCGACCCCAGAACCTTGAGGCCTCCCTGGCCATGATGCTGCCGGACACCTCCTTGGCCACCAGACGTAGCTGGAGGTCTCCCTGGAAACGCTCCTACAGCCGCAGCAAACTGGCAGTGTGGGTATAGAGTCTATAGCTATATCTATAGATAGAtaataactctaaccctaacctcaaccctaactctaaccctagcctcaactctaaccctagcctcaactctAACACTAGCCTCAACTCCAACTCCAACCCTAgcctcaactctaaccctagcctcaactctaaccctaacctcatccCTAACtctcaaccctaactctaaccctagcctcaacttTAACTCTTACCCTCAACCCTAAATCTAATCCTAGCCTcaatcctaactctaaccctcaaCCCTAAATCTAatcctagcctcaaccctaactctaaccctcaaccctaactctaaccctcaaccctaattataaccctcaaccctaattctaaccctcaaccctaactctaaacctcaAAACTAATTCTAACcatcaaccctaactctaaccctatcctcaaccctaattctaaccctcaaccctaactctaaccctcaaccctaattctaaccctcatccctaactctaaccctatcctcaaccctaattctaaccctcaaCCCAAATTCTAACCCTCattcctaactctaaccctcaaccctaattctaaccctcaaccctaattctaaccctcaaccctaactctaaccctatcctcaaccctaactctaaccctcaaccctaattctaaccctcaaccctaactctaacactAGTCTCAACTCTTACCCTGTTGTCATGTTGCAGGTGGGAGAAAGACCCAGACTACTGTGACACAGTGAAGAAGACCCCACCATACAACAAGGGAACCAGACTGGTGGACCTGATAGACATGACAATACTAGACTTCCTCATGGGTAGGTCTGGGCTGGGGAGGGAGACTGGTGGACCTGATAGACATGACAATACTAGACTTCCTCATGGGTAGGTCTGGGCTGGGGAGGGAGACTGGTGGACCTGATAGACATGACA includes:
- the LOC118940339 gene encoding extracellular serine/threonine protein kinase FAM20C-like → MRWYTRRRSRTVCLSLVVASLSLHLLLTVLSRSIYQNHCDTPSPRQTHLHTLRALVDTNYTSRMSDNHASYAKTPPGTRKVNSSHMDSNGPQKMSEKDAVTTKMAVKVGHGHKEEGPVDSLTMTERVGKFGSMGIKPMGSGMSKLEALFSHPLYNMPTPPIHEDDWLLKVKPKGKARETSTQMWVSDSDIGDDSAHWNRSSDSHPPWLRFHLGISRWQLYPHLDPNMAPLAQQLSTHRIVSAVQKSGGTQLKLVMSFPNYGQAILKPMKQERDEETNFNLYYFSDFERHNAEIAAFHLDRVLGYRRIPPAVGRLVDVVTEIKDITTDHKLARTFFTSPVNNVCFYGQCSYYCSTEHAVCGRPQNLEASLAMMLPDTSLATRRSWRSPWKRSYSRSKLAVWEKDPDYCDTVKKTPPYNKGTRLVDLIDMTILDFLMGNMDRHHYETFDKFGNNTFLLHLDNGRAFGRHSTDEPSILTPLEQCCRIRRSTLLHLRLLSLPQYRLSDVMRDSLSHDPLFSVAPLLSELHLSALDRRLVTVLQTVSRCQERQRSRHGEGDDDVIYDDVTDYETLVKHVTPAG